The following are from one region of the Cervus canadensis isolate Bull #8, Minnesota chromosome 21, ASM1932006v1, whole genome shotgun sequence genome:
- the LOC122423662 gene encoding 60S ribosomal protein L11-like, whose translation MAQDQGEKENPMRELRIRKLCLNICVGESGDRLTRAAKVLEQLTGQTPVFSKARYTVRSFGIKRNEKIAVHCTVRGAKAEEILEKGLKVREYELRKNNFSDTGNFGFGIQEHIDLGIKYDPSIGIYGLDFYVVLGRPGFSIADKKRRTGCIGAKHRISKEEAMRWFQQKYDGIILPGK comes from the coding sequence ATGGCGCAGGATCAAGGTGAGAAGGAGAACCCCATGCGGGAACTTCGCATCCGCAAGCTCTGCCTCAACATCTGCGTCGGGGAGAGCGGAGACAGGCTGACCCGGGCGGCCAAGGTGCTGGAGCAGCTCACGGGCCAGACCCCAGTGTTCTCCAAAGCTAGATACACTGTCAGATCCTTCGgcatcaagagaaatgaaaagattgcTGTCCACTGCACTGTCCGTGGGGCCAAGGCAGAAGAAATCCTGGAGAAAGGTCTAAAGGTGCGAGAGTACGAGTTGAGAAAAAATAACTTCTCAGATACTGGAAACTTTGGCTTTGGGATCCAAGAACACATCGACCTGGGGATCAAGTATGACCCGAGCATCGGTATCTACGGCCTGGACTTCTACGTGGTGCTGGGTAGGCCAGGTTTCAGCATCGCAGACAAGAAGCGCAGGACAGGCTGCATTGGGGCCAAACACAGAATCAGCAAAGAGGAGGCCATGCGCTGGTTCCAGCAGAAGTATGATGGGATCATCCTTCCTGGCAAATAA